A section of the Flavobacteriales bacterium genome encodes:
- a CDS encoding DUF4834 family protein: MAGVVRLVLIFFLFMLLARLVRRFVFPLIFRKATERMRRDMEERMRAQRDMQDTREEGEIRVEKGNSRASDTSQVEEGEYVDYEEVE, from the coding sequence ATGGCCGGTGTAGTCAGACTCGTATTGATCTTCTTTTTATTCATGCTCCTAGCCCGTCTGGTGAGGAGATTCGTCTTTCCATTGATCTTCCGAAAGGCCACTGAGCGTATGCGTAGGGATATGGAAGAACGCATGCGTGCCCAGCGCGATATGCAGGATACCCGGGAAGAAGGCGAGATACGTGTCGAAAAAGGTAATTCCAGAGCCTCTGATACCTCACAGGTAGAGGAAGGGGAATATGTGGATTACGAGGAGGTGGAGTAA